The DNA sequence CCGCGATCCCCCGCACCGTCCACACCGAGCGGACGATGCGCGCCCTCCGCAAGGAGATCGTCGAGTCCATGTCGGGTAAGGCGTTCCTGATCAGCTCGTCGTCCGTCGCGAGCGACGCCGACCTCCGCGAGATGTTCAACGAGGCCCGCAACGATGAGTACGAGGAGATCCTCGACAAGTGCAAGGACTTCCACACGGGCATCGACAAGGAGATCCGCGAGGAGCACTACACCTACGGCGAGCTCGAGGAGAACGAGGAAGACCTCCACAAGCTCCGCGGTTGGTACGACAAGGTGAAGACGCGCGACGTGCTGGGCGCCTCGAGGGCCCCGGAGGTCGTCGCCGCACTCGCCGGCTGCGCCGAAAAGCTCGAGGCGTTCGCCGCGGAGGTCTACGAAGCGGACAACGCTTCGCTGTGACGAACTGATTTCATCGCTGCAGAAATCAAACAGCCGACACATCTTCTAATCATCGCCGGTTAGTGTTACGGTGAACGAAAGTGAAGACGAGGGAGTCGGCTGTTCCGTTGGTTCGCCGACGCCGCTCCAACCAAGGAGGGTCAATGGCTGACACAACATCCACACTCACGCCGGTCAAGCTCGGGTCGAAAGCATCCTGGATCGCGTACCTCGCAGACGCGCTCGGCTACTTCGAGGAGGCGGGACTCGACGTCACCCTCCTGGACAAGCCGACCATCAAGGAGCTCGAGGCCGCGGGCGAGCGGATCGACGTCCAGGTCAACTGGCTGCAGCACGCGGTCTACGGCACGGCCAACGGCAAGCCGCAGCTCGCGGTCATGATGCTCCACGACGCGACCGGCATCACGATCATGGTCGCGGACGGGGCGAAGGACCAGATCACGTCGGCCGCCGACTTCGCGGGCAAGCGGATCGCCGAAGGCGCGAGCCACTCCTCCAAGGGCATCCTCACCAACTACCTCGCCACCAAGGCCGGTCTCCCGAGCGGCAGCTACACGCCGGTCTACGCAGCCCTCGACGGACGGCGTGAGGCGGTCGCGCAGGCGCTGCAGGACGACAGCGTCGACGTGCTCACCTTCATGGAGCCGATGACGACCTTCGTCCGCAACAGCGACAAGGTCTCGGTGCTCTACGACTTCGGCACCCGTGAGAGCACCCTGGCCGAACTCGGGCTCGTCTGGCCGGCGGAGTCGCTGCTGGTGAACCCGGACTACCGCCGCGAGAACCCCGACACGGTGCAGAAGCTCGTCGACGCGTTCGTGAAGACCATGGAGTACATCCACGCCAGCTCTCCGGAGGAGGTCGCCGGACAGCTGCGCGGCACGCTCCTGGCGGGCAAGTCCGACGCCGAGGCGGTCGAAGCCATCGCCAAGCGCTGGCCCACCCTCTCGCACGACTACGACTTCCAGCGGGAGTCCGTGCAGCTCGTCATCGACGCGATCCAGGCGGCGCCGTTCGACGACTCCGCAAGCGGGCAGACCCGCGCGAAGTCGAAGGAGATCCAGATCGATCCCGAGACGCTCTACGACAACTCGTTCGTCGTGAACGCGCTGCAGCCGCTCGCGCAGGGCCTCTGAGAAGAGGGAGGACGACACGATGGTGGCATTCTCCGAGTCTGCGAAGCAGGCTCTGAACGAGGGCAGGCCGTTCGATCAGGCCGTGGTGGAGTTCCGCGACGCCGTCTTCTCGTCGCCGTCGTGGATCGACCACGGCCTGGCCGTGGTCGACGACGTCCCCGTGGACGGCGACACGGCCTCCACGCACGACACCGCTGTGACGATCTCGCAGCTCCTGGGCAGGCTCCTGCCGCAGGACGGCGACGGTGCGCTGGTGCGCGAAGTGCGCTACCGGGGCAAGCAGCTCGGTGAGGGCGCGACCGGCCGGTACTCCGACAGCAAGGACGGCGGCAGCTTCCACACCGACGGGCCCCACCGCCCCGACACCGCGCCGGAGTGGTTCGCACTCCTCTGCGTGCGCCAGGCGAAGTCGGGAGGCGGACTCATCCTGGTGCTCGCCTCGCAGATCATCGAGCGACTGGACGCCGGCACGGCTGCCGTGCTCCAGCAGCCGTTCCTCTTCGACCAGCGCGAAGAGGGCGCGGCGCCCGTCGCACGACCGGTGCTCCAGCAGGACGCCGATGGCGAGTGGCGCGTGAACTACCTGCGCGAGTACATCGAGCTCGGCCACCGCCACCCGGACGGAACTCCCCTCACGTCCGCTCAGCGGGACGCGCTCGACCGGTTCGACGCGGTGATCGCCGAACTCGTGGAGGCGCCGGACCGGATCGAGATCAAGCTCGAGCCGGGCCAGTACGCCCTGATCGACAACCGGCGCCTGCTGCACGGCCGGACGGCCTTCGGTGACGATCCGACCGACCTCGATCGACTGATGATCCGCACCTGGATCCGTCCGTCCCAGCTGGAGGCGGCCGCCTGACCGGGTACCGCGTGAACGGGTGAGGCCCCGGGGACATCGTTCCCCGGGGCCTCACCCGTTCACGCGAGCCGTCACGGCCGCTGCAGCGACGGCAGCCACTCCGCCAGCCGCCGGCCGGCCTCCACCAGCCAGCGCACCGGTTCGGCCTGCGCCGCGTCGACGCTGCCGGAGAGGGCCGCCAGGCTCCAGGACGCCCGGATACCGCGCGAGGCGAGCTCGTCCGCGTCCAGCGCCACCCGCCCGGCGATCGCGACCGCGGGCACGCCCCGCGACATGGCATGACCGGCGGCGACCACCGGGGCCTTGCCTGCGAGGCTCTGACGGTCGAGGGAGCCCTCGCCGACCACGACGAGATCGGCGGCCCGGACGTCCGCCGCGAAGTCCATCAGCTCCAGCACGACGTCGGCCCCGCCCACCGGCTGTGCGCCCAGGACGGCGAGCGCCGCGAAGCCGATCCCGCCACTGGCGCCCGCGCCGGGCAGGAGCGCGGCATCGCGACCACCGTCGAAGAGGCCGGCCCAGTGCGCGAGGCCCGCCTCCAGGAGGGCGACCTCGCGCTCGCCCGCGCCCTTCTGCGGGGCGAACACCGCCGCAGAGCCGTTCTCGCCGAGCAGCGGATTGCCGACGTCGAGCGCGACCCGGAGCCGGACGTCCCGCAGGCGTGGATCGAGCGCGCCGACGTCGACGCCGCGGACATCCGTCAGTGCTCCGCCGCCCGAGAAGAGGCTGCCGTCGGGCTGGGCCGTCAGTCCCAGGGCGCCGAGCAGGCCGGCGCCGCCGTCCGAGACGGCGGTCCCGCCCGTCGTGAGCACGAGGTCGCGGTACCCCGCGTCCAGAGCGGCGGAGATGAGCGCACCGACGCCCCTGCTGGTCGCGCGGACGCAGCCGCGCGGGCCCGGGTCCGGCACATGGTGCGCCCCTGCCCCCTGTGCCGCCTCGATGTAGGCGGTCCCGGCCAGACTCGCCCAACGTGCGCGGGCGTCGGCGCCGAGGGCTCCGGGGACGACCAGCTCGTGCGGCTGCGCGCCGGAGGCCACGAGCGCGTCGATCGTGCCTTCGCCGCCGTCGGCGATGGGGCGCTCGACGACGACATGCGACCCGCCCTCGGCGCGGATGCCCTCCGCGATGGCACGGGCGGCCTGCGCGGCCGTGAGCGAGCCCTTGAACGAGTCGGGCGCGACGACGATCCGGGACGGCATGCCCGTCCGCCTAGGCGGAGGCGACGAGTTCCGGCCGCTCCGTCTGCTCGTCGGAGTTCAGCCAGCACCGCACTTCGTGTCCATTGTCGTCGACCCGGGAGACCCCGGGCATCTCGGCCGAGCAGCGCGCCATCGCGAACGGACAGCGCCGCGCGAACGGGCATCCGGTCTGCTCTCCCGCGGAGGCTGCGCCTCCGCCCTTCCCCGTTCCACCGGAGATCAGCGCGTTGTCGCCGCGCCTGGACGGGTCGGGGGCCGACTCGATCAGGAGCTGCGTGTACGGGTGGGCCGGATGCTGGGTCACGCTCTCGGCGGTGCCGCGCTCCACGACGTGACCGCGGTACATGACGACGATCTCGTCCGCGAAGTAGCGCGCCGACGCGATGTCGTGCGTGATGTACAAGGACGCGAGGTTCCGCTGCTCCTTCAGCGAGGCGAGCAGGTTGAGGATGCCGAGCCGGATCGACACGTCGAGCATCGAGACCGGCTCGTCCAGCAGCAGCACCGACGGATCGGCGGCGAGGGTGCGCGCGATGGCGACCCGCTGCAGCTGGCCGCCGGAGAGCTCGTGCGGGAACTTCGACAGGAACTGCTGCGGCGGGAGGAGGCGGACCGTGGTCAGGAGGCTCTCCAGCTCGCTCTCCAGCGCCGCGCGGCCGCCTCTGAATCCGTGCAGTCGCAGCACACGCGCCAGCTGGTAGTGGATCGTGTGGGCCGGGTTGAGCGACGCGAAGGGGTCCTGGAGCAGCAACTGCACGTCGCCGACATAGCGGCGACGAGCCCTGCTGCCGCGGATGCGCACGCGTCGGCCGCGCAGCAGCACGGAGCCCTTCGTGGGCAGCGTCAGCTGGGAGAGCAGTCGCGCGACCGTCGATTTCCCCGAACCGGATTCGCCGACCAGCGCGACGGTCTTCCCCTCGCGCAGCGAGAGATCGAAGGTGTCGACCGCGACGACGGTCCGCCGGCCGCGGACCCGGTATCGCTTACCCAGCCCGACGGCTTGGAGGATCGGGGTGTCCGTGGATTCGCTCATTGGTTGACCACCTTCTCGGCTGCGGCGTACTCCTCGTGCACGACGGTGCACGCCACGAGGCGTTCGCCGTCCGTCGACGGTTCCGACCAGCTCGTCGCGCCGGCCCCGTCCGGATCCGGCCGGATCGCGAGCAGCGGCGGGTCGATCGTCTTGCACGCCTCCACGGCGATCGGACAGCGCGGATGGAAGGCGCAGCCGGTCGGCATGCTCCGCAGGCTCGGCGCAGCGCCGCTGAGGGTCCCCAGCGTCTTCCTCGGGCCGCGCAGCGTCGGGAACGACTGGAGCAGCTTCTTCGTGTACGGGTGGAGGGGGTTGTCCATGATCTCCTCCGAGGTCGTGAGCTCGACGATCTCACCGCCGTACATCACGGCGATGCGGTCCGCGACCTCGAGCAGGAGTGACAGATCGTGCGTGATGAAGATGAACGAGCTGTCCAGCCTCTGCTGAAGGTCGACGATGCAGCGGAGGATGTCGCGCTGCACGACGACGTCCAGCGAAGTCGTCGGCTCGTCGAGGATGACGACAGCCGGGTCGAGCGCGAGCGCCATCGCGATCATCACGCGCTGCCGCTGGCCGCCCGAGAGCTCGAACGGGTGGGAGTCCAGCCGCGAGGGGTCGATCCCCACGAGCTCCATCAACTCGCGGGCGCGCTCGGCGCGCGCGGACTTCGGCAGCTGGGGCCGGTGGCTCTTGATCGTGTCCTCGAGCTGCGTCCGAACGGTCAGCACCGGGTTCAGCGAATTCATCGCCGCCTGGAACACGACGGACGTCTCCTCCCACCGGAACCGCCGGAGCTCCTCGTCGGAGGCGCCGAGAACATCGAGCTCCTCGCTCTTCGCGCCGGTCCGGCCGTAGTACGTCACCGACCCCTTGGCGACGCGCCCGGGAGACCGCAGCAGCCGGGTGATGGCGAAACCGAGCGTCGACTTGCCCGAGCCCGACTCGCCTGCGAGGCCGAGGATCTCGCCGCGGCGCAGCGACAGGTCGATGCCGCGCAGCGCGTGCAGGGGATCGTCGTGGCTGCCGTAATCGACCCAGAGGTCGGATATCTCGAGGATCGTCTTCGACGGGTCGACAACCGACGAGCGCGCCTGCTGCAGCTGCGCGGGGGCGACCGTGGGGATGGTCGTCGCAGCGGCCGCCGCCTGCGCCGCCTGCGCCGCCTTCGCCCGCGCCCGGCCCTGCCGCACCTGACCGACGCCGCGCAGCCGCGGGTTGACGACCTCGTCGATGCCGAGGTTGATCATCGCCAGCCCCATGCCGACCAGAGCAAGGCAGATCCCGGGCGGGACGTACCACCACCACGCTCCGGTCAGGAACGCGTTACCGTTCTCCGACCAGTGCAGGATCGCACCCCAGCTCCAGCTCGTGACGTCGCCCAGGCCGAGAAAAGCGAGCCCGGTCTGGACGATGATGCCGGCCAGGACGCTGAAGAGGAAGTTGGTCGTCACGATCGCCGACACGTTCGGCAGCACCTCGACCCAGACGATCCTCCAGGTGGGCTCCCCGGCGTTCCGCGCAGCCTCCACGTAATCGCGGTTCCGGATGGACAGCGTCTGCGCTCGAAGCTTCCGCGCACCGTGCGACCACGCGGTGATCGCGATGACGAACGCGGTGAGCACCCAGCTGCTGGTCCCGATGTAGGCGATGATCAGGATCTGGAGCGGCAGCACCGGGATCACGATGAAGACGTTCGTGAAGAGGGACAGGAACTCGTCGGTGAACCCGCCGGCGAATCCGGCGGTGACACCGATGACGATCGCGATCAGCTCGCTGATGATCGCCGCGAGGAAGCCGACCTCCAGGCTCAGCCGCGTGCCGGTGAGCACCTGGGAGAAGACGTCTTCGCCGAGCGCGGTCGTGCCGAGCAGATGCTGCATCGACGGCCCCTGGAGCACATCGGAGCTCGTCGCCGACGGGTTGTACGGCGAGATCCACGGGCCGATCACGGCCAGGATGAGGAAGACCATCAGGATGCTCACGCCGATGATCACCTTGCTCGATCGCATCCACTGGCGCTTCGACACGCGTCGGCGCGCGGCTTTGACTGCGGGCATCGCAGCTGTGACGGTCATGGCGACTCCTACGCGTTCCGGGTTCGGGGGTCGAGTGCGAAGAATGCGATGTCGGCCAGGAAGTTGGCCGCGAGCACCGCGAGGGTGGTGACGAGCAGGATGGCCTGCAGGAGGGGGTAGTCCTGGTTGCTCACCGCTTGGTAGAGGACGTATCCGATTCCCGGATACGAGAAGACCTTCTCCACGAGGAGCGAGCCGCTGACGACCAGCCCGAGCTCCATCGCGAAGCCGGCGACGGCGGGGAGGATCGCGTTGCGGGCCGCGTAGTTCGTCATCACACGACGGGAGGACAGGCCCTTGGCCTGGGCGACGACGACGTAGTCCTCGGAGAGCGTGGTGACCATCATGTTGCGCTGGAGGAGCATGTGCCCGGCGAGCGAGCCGATCACGATCGTCAGCGCCGGAAGCACAGCGTGCTGCAGGACGGACAGGATGAACTCCGGGTTCCAGCCCGGGGTCGTGCTCGGGTCGTACCCGCCGCTGACCGGGAACCAGCCGAGGCCGAGGGCGACGACGGAGACGAGGACGAGGCCGATCCAGAAGTGCGGTACGCCGCGGAGCAGGGCGCCGATGGGAAGGAGCGAGTCCATCCAGCCGCCGCGCTTCCAGCCGGCCATCACACCCAGCAGCGTCCCGATCCCTCCGGCGATGAGGGTGGAGATCCCCATGAGGGCGATCGTCCAGGGGAGCGCACCGGCGATCACCTGGAAGACGGGGGTCGGGAAGTAGGTGAACGAGAGACCGAGATCGCCGTGGAGCAGATTCGACCAGTAGTCGATGTATTGGCTCCAGAGGCTCTGATTCTTGTCCAGGCCGAACGCGGTGGCCAGTGCTGCAGTGGCGTCGGGCGACAGCTGTCCGCTGAACCGCTCCATCACCGCTTGTACCGGATCGCCGGGCATCAGCCGGGGCAGCAGGAAATTGATCGTCACGGCCGCCCACGCCGTGAAGACGTAGAACGCCAAGCGCCGAGCGAAAAAGCGCATTGCGCCCCCTTCTGCATTTTCCGTCGAGGGCACCGCTGGCCTTCGACGTTGATGGCCACGAGACTATGTGATTGACACACTTGGGATGTATCAGCTGTTTTATTTAGAAACGAACGTACGCTTGCTCACGCATAGCTGTCAAGCAAATGCGCCGATGCAACGGCATTTCCCCGAGGATAGGTCAGGAATCCGTCCCACATGACGAAACGACGTGCGCTGTCCCGGTCGATGCGGACCGGATGACCCGACAGTCTGGTCTGGGTGGACAGCCCGGCGTCGATGTACGCCTCGAGCCGGCCGCCGGACAATCGCGGCGACTCCACCAGCCCGTCGACCTCCGCACGGGCGAGCACCCGTCGGATGGCCTCCGCGGCCGCCCTGACCTTCGGGCTGCAGATCCCGGGACGCCGATCGGCGAGATGCTTCTCCACCCACGACATGCTCATCGCGCACGCGAAGCCGTGCGGGATCCCGTACTCGGCCGTCAGATGGTACGAGAACGCGTGCGCCGCCGTCGTCCGGCTGACCGCGATGGCGGTGCCCGCCAGTGTGGTCGCCGAGAGCAGCTCCTGCGCCTGGTGCACGTCACGGACCGCGAGCGGCGCCGACAGATGGGCCACGAGGGCTTCCCGGGCGACGACGGCGGCGCGCTTGCTCTCCGGCGTCCTCGCCCTGCTCCACCCCGCTTCGACGGCGTGGCAGAGCGCGTCGAGGAGCGCGGGAACGCTGTGCTCCGGGGGCGCGCTGAGCACGAGGGAGCCGTCGAGGACCGCCCGTTCCGGCCTCACCGCCGGGGCGTCGAGCGAGACTTTGCGCCGGTTCCGGTAGAGCGTGGCGAACGGGGTGACCTCCGCTCCCGTGCCGGCCAGGGTGGGGACCGCGATCACTTCGGGTGGATCCGCACGCATGGACGACGTGTCGCCGCGCAGGCCCGCGTCGATGGACAGCCGATCGGGGCACAGAAGGCGCGCGGCCTTGGCGAGGTCGATCGTCGAACCGCCGCCGATGGCCACGATCGTCCGCGGCCGGAACTGCTCGATGAGCGCCGACAGCGCGATGACATCGTCGGTCGTCGGGTTCGGGTGCGTTCGCCCGTAGTGCGACGCCCCGGCAGCGAGCAGGTCGGCGGCGAGCGGGATGTTCCTGACCGCGCGTTCGCTCGCCACCAGCAGCACCGGCCCTGCCGCGGTCAGTGCGCGCGGGTCGAGCAGGCCGGCGGCGCCGAAGCCGGCCTCGAGGGCGGGCGCCGCGCCGCGCGCCGCCGCCTCCGCAAGCAGCCGGTGGACTTCAGGCGAGGACATCGACATCCACCGCCTGCCGCCGGACTCGCGCGGCCACGTCGGCCAGACCGAGGCTCGCACCCGCCCGATGGGGGATCTCGCCGCGCACCGGACCCGCTCTGACGACGATCAACCGGGGCCCTGGCCCGTCGAACGGCCGCACGAGACAGTAGTCGAGATCGGTGATGGATTCGACCACCCAGGCCGACGCGTACCCGCAGGCACGGGCGATGGCGACGAAGTCGGTCGACGGCGCGGAACTGGCCTGACCTCCGGTGGACTCATAGCCTCCGTTGTCGATGACGACATGGAGGAGGTTCCGCGGTCGTGCGGCGCCGATCGTCGAGAAGGCGCCCAGTTGCATGAGCGCGGCGCCGTCGCCGTCGATGACGACGACCGGACGCTCCGGCTGGGCCGTCGCGTATCCCAGAGCCAGCGACGACACGTGGCCCATCGACCCCTGCATGTAGAAGTTCGCCGGCCTGTCGCCCGCCGCATGGAGGAACCGCGACGCGTAGCCGGTCGTGGCGAACACGGTCCAGTCGGCGTCGCACGCGCGAGAGATCGCCTGCGCGACCTCCGCGGTATCGGGCAGGCTGGGCGCATTCGAGTGCCCTCGTTCCGTCCG is a window from the Leifsonia shinshuensis genome containing:
- a CDS encoding Chromate resistance protein ChrB; this translates as MNTTVDQLTEAKEAGETALAAKEAKNLTWLILVYRVPSEPTRLRGAVWRKLRNLGAVYMQNSAAAIPRTVHTERTMRALRKEIVESMSGKAFLISSSSVASDADLREMFNEARNDEYEEILDKCKDFHTGIDKEIREEHYTYGELEENEEDLHKLRGWYDKVKTRDVLGASRAPEVVAALAGCAEKLEAFAAEVYEADNASL
- a CDS encoding ABC transporter substrate-binding protein; amino-acid sequence: MADTTSTLTPVKLGSKASWIAYLADALGYFEEAGLDVTLLDKPTIKELEAAGERIDVQVNWLQHAVYGTANGKPQLAVMMLHDATGITIMVADGAKDQITSAADFAGKRIAEGASHSSKGILTNYLATKAGLPSGSYTPVYAALDGRREAVAQALQDDSVDVLTFMEPMTTFVRNSDKVSVLYDFGTRESTLAELGLVWPAESLLVNPDYRRENPDTVQKLVDAFVKTMEYIHASSPEEVAGQLRGTLLAGKSDAEAVEAIAKRWPTLSHDYDFQRESVQLVIDAIQAAPFDDSASGQTRAKSKEIQIDPETLYDNSFVVNALQPLAQGL
- a CDS encoding TauD/TfdA family dioxygenase, with the translated sequence MVAFSESAKQALNEGRPFDQAVVEFRDAVFSSPSWIDHGLAVVDDVPVDGDTASTHDTAVTISQLLGRLLPQDGDGALVREVRYRGKQLGEGATGRYSDSKDGGSFHTDGPHRPDTAPEWFALLCVRQAKSGGGLILVLASQIIERLDAGTAAVLQQPFLFDQREEGAAPVARPVLQQDADGEWRVNYLREYIELGHRHPDGTPLTSAQRDALDRFDAVIAELVEAPDRIEIKLEPGQYALIDNRRLLHGRTAFGDDPTDLDRLMIRTWIRPSQLEAAA
- a CDS encoding glycerate kinase; protein product: MPSRIVVAPDSFKGSLTAAQAARAIAEGIRAEGGSHVVVERPIADGGEGTIDALVASGAQPHELVVPGALGADARARWASLAGTAYIEAAQGAGAHHVPDPGPRGCVRATSRGVGALISAALDAGYRDLVLTTGGTAVSDGGAGLLGALGLTAQPDGSLFSGGGALTDVRGVDVGALDPRLRDVRLRVALDVGNPLLGENGSAAVFAPQKGAGEREVALLEAGLAHWAGLFDGGRDAALLPGAGASGGIGFAALAVLGAQPVGGADVVLELMDFAADVRAADLVVVGEGSLDRQSLAGKAPVVAAGHAMSRGVPAVAIAGRVALDADELASRGIRASWSLAALSGSVDAAQAEPVRWLVEAGRRLAEWLPSLQRP
- a CDS encoding ABC transporter ATP-binding protein, whose translation is MSESTDTPILQAVGLGKRYRVRGRRTVVAVDTFDLSLREGKTVALVGESGSGKSTVARLLSQLTLPTKGSVLLRGRRVRIRGSRARRRYVGDVQLLLQDPFASLNPAHTIHYQLARVLRLHGFRGGRAALESELESLLTTVRLLPPQQFLSKFPHELSGGQLQRVAIARTLAADPSVLLLDEPVSMLDVSIRLGILNLLASLKEQRNLASLYITHDIASARYFADEIVVMYRGHVVERGTAESVTQHPAHPYTQLLIESAPDPSRRGDNALISGGTGKGGGAASAGEQTGCPFARRCPFAMARCSAEMPGVSRVDDNGHEVRCWLNSDEQTERPELVASA
- a CDS encoding dipeptide/oligopeptide/nickel ABC transporter permease/ATP-binding protein, with translation MTVTAAMPAVKAARRRVSKRQWMRSSKVIIGVSILMVFLILAVIGPWISPYNPSATSSDVLQGPSMQHLLGTTALGEDVFSQVLTGTRLSLEVGFLAAIISELIAIVIGVTAGFAGGFTDEFLSLFTNVFIVIPVLPLQILIIAYIGTSSWVLTAFVIAITAWSHGARKLRAQTLSIRNRDYVEAARNAGEPTWRIVWVEVLPNVSAIVTTNFLFSVLAGIIVQTGLAFLGLGDVTSWSWGAILHWSENGNAFLTGAWWWYVPPGICLALVGMGLAMINLGIDEVVNPRLRGVGQVRQGRARAKAAQAAQAAAAATTIPTVAPAQLQQARSSVVDPSKTILEISDLWVDYGSHDDPLHALRGIDLSLRRGEILGLAGESGSGKSTLGFAITRLLRSPGRVAKGSVTYYGRTGAKSEELDVLGASDEELRRFRWEETSVVFQAAMNSLNPVLTVRTQLEDTIKSHRPQLPKSARAERARELMELVGIDPSRLDSHPFELSGGQRQRVMIAMALALDPAVVILDEPTTSLDVVVQRDILRCIVDLQQRLDSSFIFITHDLSLLLEVADRIAVMYGGEIVELTTSEEIMDNPLHPYTKKLLQSFPTLRGPRKTLGTLSGAAPSLRSMPTGCAFHPRCPIAVEACKTIDPPLLAIRPDPDGAGATSWSEPSTDGERLVACTVVHEEYAAAEKVVNQ
- a CDS encoding ABC transporter permease, with product MRFFARRLAFYVFTAWAAVTINFLLPRLMPGDPVQAVMERFSGQLSPDATAALATAFGLDKNQSLWSQYIDYWSNLLHGDLGLSFTYFPTPVFQVIAGALPWTIALMGISTLIAGGIGTLLGVMAGWKRGGWMDSLLPIGALLRGVPHFWIGLVLVSVVALGLGWFPVSGGYDPSTTPGWNPEFILSVLQHAVLPALTIVIGSLAGHMLLQRNMMVTTLSEDYVVVAQAKGLSSRRVMTNYAARNAILPAVAGFAMELGLVVSGSLLVEKVFSYPGIGYVLYQAVSNQDYPLLQAILLVTTLAVLAANFLADIAFFALDPRTRNA
- a CDS encoding iron-containing alcohol dehydrogenase, translating into MSSPEVHRLLAEAAARGAAPALEAGFGAAGLLDPRALTAAGPVLLVASERAVRNIPLAADLLAAGASHYGRTHPNPTTDDVIALSALIEQFRPRTIVAIGGGSTIDLAKAARLLCPDRLSIDAGLRGDTSSMRADPPEVIAVPTLAGTGAEVTPFATLYRNRRKVSLDAPAVRPERAVLDGSLVLSAPPEHSVPALLDALCHAVEAGWSRARTPESKRAAVVAREALVAHLSAPLAVRDVHQAQELLSATTLAGTAIAVSRTTAAHAFSYHLTAEYGIPHGFACAMSMSWVEKHLADRRPGICSPKVRAAAEAIRRVLARAEVDGLVESPRLSGGRLEAYIDAGLSTQTRLSGHPVRIDRDSARRFVMWDGFLTYPRGNAVASAHLLDSYA
- a CDS encoding thiamine pyrophosphate-dependent enzyme, giving the protein MIECCRFVDALADRGWAHAGGVPCSTFGGPIGHLTAEGRYRPAANEGLALSDAAGAWLGGRRQAVFLQNSGFGNLLNPLTSLSQPYGIPVLAFMSMRGWPDPAADEPQHAIMGSTLESLLAELGVWAAPLTDADPESVLDRAADIVDSGRPAFVLVPFRSIGAHPRTERGHSNAPSLPDTAEVAQAISRACDADWTVFATTGYASRFLHAAGDRPANFYMQGSMGHVSSLALGYATAQPERPVVVIDGDGAALMQLGAFSTIGAARPRNLLHVVIDNGGYESTGGQASSAPSTDFVAIARACGYASAWVVESITDLDYCLVRPFDGPGPRLIVVRAGPVRGEIPHRAGASLGLADVAARVRRQAVDVDVLA